One [Clostridium] saccharolyticum WM1 DNA segment encodes these proteins:
- a CDS encoding Zn-dependent hydrolase, whose amino-acid sequence MISCNYERMEDKIKTFSRFGDTGKGGITRFSLSEEALAARKEFIKRMEAMGASIVTDDMANIYATIAGTEDLPAIVSGSHMDSVRQGGNYDGILGILTAMEVAETIVSEKIPHRHPITVIVWTNEEGARFEPAMMSSGVICGKFLKETMLASQAKDIPGYTFGEALEKSGYKGKEENRLDPSKTKALVELHIEQGPVLEAEGIDIGVVEGVCGMINYEFTFTGQAGHAGTTPMKYRKDALYAAVKTIQYLHDELDLIDNKLVYTTGKISAHPNIHTIIPDEVKFTLDARHQDPEVIKQVLAVIKKLPSVVEQCKVSYEEAWSRKTVSFTKELVEFVEISAKECGYTNRRIYSGPGHDAQFAIDLVPTTMIFVPSAGGHSHCEIEYTPVENCLKGANVLLNTILHIDKHETIKNETSKKR is encoded by the coding sequence ATGATTTCTTGTAATTATGAAAGAATGGAAGATAAGATTAAAACATTCAGCAGGTTCGGAGATACGGGGAAGGGTGGAATAACAAGATTTTCCTTATCGGAAGAAGCCTTGGCAGCAAGAAAAGAATTCATAAAGCGCATGGAAGCAATGGGTGCTTCCATCGTAACAGACGATATGGCTAATATCTATGCAACCATTGCCGGAACAGAAGATTTACCAGCCATTGTCTCAGGTTCCCATATGGATTCTGTACGGCAGGGCGGTAATTATGATGGAATTCTTGGTATCTTAACCGCAATGGAAGTAGCGGAAACAATAGTGAGCGAGAAAATACCTCACAGACATCCGATCACGGTGATTGTATGGACCAATGAAGAAGGAGCCAGATTTGAACCGGCAATGATGTCTTCCGGTGTTATTTGCGGAAAGTTTCTTAAGGAAACCATGCTGGCATCACAGGCAAAAGACATTCCGGGGTATACGTTCGGCGAAGCCTTGGAAAAAAGCGGTTATAAAGGAAAAGAAGAAAACCGGCTGGATCCGTCTAAAACTAAGGCTTTGGTAGAACTTCATATTGAACAGGGGCCGGTACTGGAAGCAGAAGGTATAGATATTGGAGTCGTAGAAGGTGTCTGCGGTATGATCAATTACGAATTTACGTTTACCGGGCAGGCCGGTCACGCAGGAACAACTCCGATGAAATACCGGAAGGATGCTTTATATGCTGCAGTAAAAACCATTCAATATCTCCATGATGAGTTAGACCTGATAGACAATAAATTAGTTTATACCACAGGAAAGATTTCTGCCCATCCGAATATTCATACCATCATACCGGATGAAGTAAAATTCACATTGGATGCGAGGCATCAGGATCCGGAAGTCATCAAGCAGGTACTTGCAGTTATTAAAAAATTACCAAGTGTTGTGGAACAATGCAAGGTGAGCTATGAGGAAGCGTGGTCACGTAAGACCGTAAGCTTTACGAAAGAGCTGGTTGAATTTGTGGAAATAAGTGCGAAGGAATGCGGCTATACCAATCGCAGAATCTACAGCGGACCAGGTCATGATGCGCAGTTTGCTATAGATCTGGTCCCTACTACTATGATATTTGTACCTAGTGCAGGTGGTCATAGTCATTGTGAGATCGAGTATACTCCGGTAGAAAACTGTTTAAAAGGGGCAAATGTTCTTTTAAATACTATTTTGCATATTGATAAGCACGAAACAATAAAAAATGAAACGAGCAAGAAACGTTAA
- a CDS encoding MFS transporter, translating to MAGTMEGWKKNFIIIWTGQAFSHLSSSVLQFAIIWYLTDKTGSALVLSASMLMGFLPQGILGPVIGVFIDRYSRKKIMIISDLLISAASFAMVIAGWTGALSTELILLVLLIRSIGSAFHTPCLQAVTPQIVPMDQLTKCSGYSQALESVTQVLSPVAAAVLYQSWSLSGIIFLDVIGALIAVFTLTITAIPKLYQSENTGKLQLLREAKEGFQILRTNKGMLGLVLIGSLYTFALMPTSALFPLMSMSYFKGTSTNASIVEVVFSIGLLIGSIILGRWGGTKNRIYTIIGSFLLMSLCLFVSGSLPPNYFKAFVVCSCFMGISGPFYWGMYTPLLQSSFEAKYLGRIMSLSSSIRLISGPIGLSVSGVLAENYGVEKWFLISGGIVLFAAMLCLAVPNVRNCDINKDTNHLSIDT from the coding sequence ATGGCTGGAACGATGGAAGGATGGAAGAAAAATTTTATAATCATATGGACCGGACAGGCTTTTTCCCATCTTTCAAGCTCTGTTCTTCAGTTTGCAATCATATGGTATTTAACTGACAAAACCGGTTCAGCTCTTGTTTTATCTGCTTCCATGCTGATGGGCTTTTTACCCCAGGGGATTCTTGGTCCGGTAATCGGAGTATTTATTGACCGTTATAGCAGAAAGAAAATAATGATCATATCGGATCTTTTGATTTCAGCCGCCAGTTTTGCCATGGTTATAGCAGGTTGGACAGGAGCTCTTTCAACAGAGCTAATTCTGCTGGTCTTGCTGATTCGGTCAATTGGTTCAGCATTTCATACACCTTGTTTGCAGGCAGTAACTCCTCAAATTGTACCAATGGATCAATTAACCAAATGTTCCGGATATTCTCAAGCCTTAGAGTCTGTTACACAAGTATTAAGTCCGGTGGCAGCGGCTGTACTTTATCAGTCATGGAGTTTAAGCGGGATCATCTTTTTAGATGTGATCGGGGCATTGATAGCAGTATTCACCCTGACAATTACAGCAATCCCAAAATTGTATCAAAGTGAAAATACCGGAAAATTACAGCTATTACGAGAAGCAAAGGAAGGGTTTCAAATACTTCGGACAAATAAGGGAATGCTTGGTCTGGTGCTGATCGGCTCTCTTTACACCTTTGCCCTGATGCCAACCAGTGCATTATTCCCCCTAATGAGCATGTCATATTTTAAGGGAACCAGCACAAATGCAAGTATTGTTGAGGTTGTGTTTTCCATTGGTCTGCTGATCGGATCCATCATATTAGGCAGATGGGGCGGAACAAAAAACAGAATCTACACAATCATCGGCTCATTTCTGCTAATGAGTCTCTGTTTGTTTGTTTCTGGGAGTTTGCCGCCCAATTATTTTAAAGCGTTTGTTGTATGTTCCTGCTTTATGGGAATTTCAGGTCCGTTTTATTGGGGAATGTATACCCCATTATTACAAAGCAGCTTTGAAGCAAAGTACTTAGGACGGATCATGTCACTATCCAGCAGTATACGATTAATCAGCGGTCCCATAGGACTGTCTGTATCCGGAGTCCTTGCAGAAAACTATGGCGTTGAAAAATGGTTTTTAATTTCAGGTGGAATTGTATTATTTGCAGCTATGTTATGTCTTGCCGTACCAAACGTGCGCAACTGTGATATTAATAAGGATACCAATCATTTGAGTATAGATACATAG
- a CDS encoding LCP family protein, translating to MDYEDELDRMRARKRREGSKKAGSTDRAHPAERKRPEQAVRGDRTYYSTGDGRNPRVRYNGPQNNARHKADKKRKRKHKQRVIFTELVILALVLFAGFFLLKQRTHEKGFWTIAVFGVDSRDGSLEKGALSDVEMICNIDKATGEIKLVSVYRDTYLKINSKGTYHKINEAYFKGGHKQAVEALNENLDLNIDDYATFNWKAVADAINILGGVDLEITDSEFAYINGFITETVKSTGVGSYQLKKAGMNHLDGVQAVAYARLRLMDTDFNRTERQRKVVSLAMEKAKKADFGTLSTLVTAVFPQISTSVGMNDVLSIAKGISKYHIGETTGFPFSRTTMKIGKMDCVIPTTLESNVIQLHQFLYNKENHSPSSAVKKISDKISQESGISEPGKNAPSGGGSGGKKKENSSAPKETAPAQTEPSAHTTVEESTMESTKETTAEAVEESTEPPTNDDGSLVGPGANIKETKETQEEKTKETKPEKEVQENQGNQTGPGAADEEVGPGIE from the coding sequence ATGGATTATGAGGATGAATTAGACCGCATGCGGGCCCGCAAAAGGCGGGAAGGAAGCAAAAAAGCCGGGAGCACAGACAGAGCACATCCGGCGGAAAGAAAGCGTCCGGAGCAGGCGGTGAGAGGGGATAGGACCTATTATAGTACAGGTGACGGAAGAAACCCACGTGTTCGTTATAACGGGCCTCAAAACAACGCCAGACATAAGGCGGATAAAAAGCGAAAACGCAAACACAAGCAACGGGTAATATTCACAGAGCTTGTAATACTGGCTCTGGTGTTGTTTGCAGGATTTTTCTTATTGAAGCAGCGCACCCATGAGAAGGGTTTTTGGACCATTGCAGTTTTTGGCGTGGATTCCAGAGATGGAAGTCTGGAAAAGGGCGCTTTATCCGATGTGGAAATGATCTGTAACATTGATAAGGCTACAGGCGAAATAAAACTGGTATCGGTATACAGGGATACATATTTAAAGATCAACAGCAAAGGAACCTATCACAAGATCAATGAAGCTTATTTTAAAGGCGGACATAAACAGGCGGTTGAGGCATTAAATGAAAATCTGGATCTAAACATAGATGATTATGCTACATTTAACTGGAAGGCCGTTGCTGATGCCATTAATATTCTGGGCGGGGTGGATCTGGAAATTACCGATTCAGAATTTGCCTATATCAATGGTTTTATTACGGAAACTGTGAAATCCACCGGAGTCGGCTCTTATCAGTTAAAGAAAGCCGGGATGAACCATTTAGATGGGGTACAAGCTGTGGCCTATGCAAGACTCCGCCTCATGGATACGGATTTCAACCGGACAGAGCGGCAGCGCAAGGTGGTGAGCCTTGCTATGGAGAAAGCGAAAAAAGCTGATTTTGGTACGCTAAGCACCCTGGTTACGGCTGTATTTCCGCAGATTTCCACCAGTGTGGGTATGAATGATGTCCTGTCCATAGCAAAAGGCATCAGCAAATACCATATAGGAGAAACAACAGGTTTTCCGTTTTCACGCACCACCATGAAGATTGGAAAAATGGATTGTGTTATACCTACTACCTTGGAGAGCAATGTCATTCAGCTCCATCAGTTTTTATATAACAAAGAGAATCATTCCCCGTCTTCGGCTGTAAAAAAGATCAGTGATAAGATCTCTCAGGAAAGCGGCATCTCTGAGCCTGGGAAGAATGCTCCCTCAGGCGGAGGTTCCGGCGGTAAGAAGAAGGAAAATTCTTCCGCTCCAAAAGAGACCGCACCTGCACAAACAGAACCTTCTGCTCATACAACCGTAGAAGAATCAACCATGGAGAGCACGAAGGAGACAACTGCTGAAGCAGTAGAGGAGAGTACGGAACCGCCCACTAACGATGATGGAAGTCTGGTAGGTCCGGGTGCTAATATCAAGGAAACAAAAGAAACGCAAGAAGAAAAGACTAAAGAAACAAAACCGGAAAAGGAAGTTCAAGAAAATCAGGGAAACCAAACAGGTCCCGGTGCTGCTGATGAAGAAGTCGGTCCAGGCATTGAATAG
- a CDS encoding NlpC/P60 family protein: MKVKKTVRVQLSAALFIALMSACLCTCSQSYSSPYDRLKILPEAEFPLPAKTMIEDSTEAAVPVAAEAPASYIPSLTAFNLAFLYGEGDSQEKSLGAEAAEVLSRKDSEWLASIYQLANESPEQIAKKLGIPSDSLKGISFHKIDIAFYDEKGRMISPQSNIQDIMAMANTYFYYTAPGDYDAFIQYAVKLWESSHSFQYSISQVYDCGGSLEEKPEATQPEQAATPAQAGMECNPESSAGPETASDNADTAGDTEKGKETEPSKEIGPGIALREAAAAISEPLETESPAETKAALPSVCPGHADLHVKAVIAGLADPMKGLFALDAVGNETISEGSWQGWTEENKTFASELAKQDWAECYGLTLSPSFITNPLSYEEIDRYMNRLPEGLSEDRKKLIHYALSSVGRVPYYWGGKPASAGYEKNHFGSLVTPDEKGRSMKGLDCSGWVSWVYWSALNKRLSWESTGGLVSCGSPAQRKDLQPGDIILKTGDDAHVVMFLSWESNGSMTVIHESSALANNVTISTMEANWPYCRKLID; encoded by the coding sequence ATGAAAGTGAAAAAAACGGTCAGAGTACAGCTATCAGCCGCCTTATTTATAGCTCTTATGAGTGCATGCCTTTGCACCTGCTCCCAATCTTATTCTTCCCCTTACGATAGACTTAAGATTTTACCGGAAGCAGAATTCCCACTTCCGGCCAAAACCATGATAGAAGATTCTACGGAAGCAGCAGTACCAGTGGCAGCAGAAGCACCTGCTTCTTATATTCCTTCCCTTACTGCATTCAACCTAGCCTTTCTATATGGAGAGGGTGACAGCCAGGAAAAAAGCCTGGGTGCAGAGGCAGCAGAGGTTCTCTCCCGCAAGGATTCGGAGTGGCTGGCATCCATATACCAACTGGCGAATGAGAGCCCTGAGCAGATAGCAAAAAAGCTTGGGATACCTTCAGATTCATTGAAAGGGATTTCCTTTCATAAAATTGATATCGCCTTTTATGATGAAAAGGGAAGAATGATTTCTCCTCAATCCAATATTCAGGATATTATGGCTATGGCTAATACATATTTTTATTATACCGCTCCAGGAGATTATGATGCTTTTATTCAATATGCGGTGAAGCTTTGGGAAAGCTCCCACAGCTTCCAGTATTCCATCAGTCAGGTCTATGATTGCGGCGGTTCTCTGGAAGAGAAACCAGAGGCCACACAGCCAGAACAGGCAGCCACACCTGCCCAGGCAGGAATGGAGTGTAATCCGGAATCCTCTGCCGGTCCGGAGACCGCTTCAGACAATGCAGATACGGCTGGTGATACCGAAAAGGGGAAAGAAACAGAGCCTTCAAAGGAAATTGGCCCTGGCATTGCGCTGAGAGAGGCAGCAGCGGCAATATCTGAACCTTTGGAAACAGAATCTCCTGCTGAAACGAAAGCCGCTTTGCCTTCTGTCTGTCCCGGACACGCAGACCTTCATGTGAAAGCAGTGATTGCCGGACTGGCAGACCCTATGAAGGGTTTATTTGCCCTTGATGCCGTTGGAAATGAGACAATATCTGAAGGCAGCTGGCAGGGCTGGACGGAAGAAAATAAAACCTTTGCTTCAGAACTGGCGAAGCAGGACTGGGCAGAGTGTTACGGCCTGACTCTTTCCCCTTCATTTATTACGAATCCTCTTTCCTACGAAGAAATCGACCGGTATATGAACCGCCTTCCGGAAGGTCTTTCCGAAGACCGGAAAAAACTGATCCATTATGCACTGTCCTCCGTGGGAAGAGTTCCCTACTACTGGGGCGGAAAGCCTGCATCTGCCGGCTATGAAAAGAATCATTTTGGATCTCTGGTAACACCGGATGAAAAAGGCCGTTCCATGAAAGGGCTGGATTGCTCCGGTTGGGTTAGCTGGGTATATTGGTCCGCCCTTAACAAACGGCTGTCCTGGGAGAGTACGGGAGGCCTGGTTTCCTGCGGCAGCCCTGCCCAGAGAAAGGACTTACAGCCTGGCGATATCATCTTAAAAACAGGAGATGATGCTCATGTGGTCATGTTTCTCTCCTGGGAAAGCAACGGAAGCATGACGGTGATACACGAATCCAGTGCTTTGGCCAACAATGTTACAATTTCCACAATGGAGGCAAACTGGCCATACTGCAGAAAGCTGATTGACTGA
- a CDS encoding Cof-type HAD-IIB family hydrolase translates to MIRLVASDMDGTLLNRFGKISIRNIAAIEALKRKNIHFVVCTGRSYADASQPLKEAGISCDVICMNGAAVYDSSGRPLLKQPLFKNKVKRILSLCRPFSVLYDFMTDNGSYTTSSVEEFRKSFEDKIFLPMISEEHTYETIAARFHFATEEALLGSSRDIYKMSVVHENPEVLKQIRFSLEQEDGISVASSAPTNLELTHLKAQKGTALMEYALDARILPREILAIGDSENDLSMLKLPLGYTIAMGNASDLIKRRARLITRSNDEDGVAAAIDALILSDAAAIC, encoded by the coding sequence ATGATACGATTAGTTGCATCTGACATGGATGGAACTCTTTTAAACCGGTTTGGAAAGATTTCCATCCGAAACATTGCCGCCATTGAAGCTCTTAAGCGGAAAAACATCCATTTTGTAGTCTGCACAGGCAGAAGCTATGCAGACGCTTCCCAGCCATTAAAGGAAGCCGGAATCTCCTGTGACGTTATCTGTATGAACGGCGCTGCCGTTTATGACAGCAGCGGAAGACCGCTGCTAAAACAGCCTCTGTTTAAAAATAAGGTAAAACGCATACTCAGCCTCTGCAGACCGTTTTCCGTTCTTTATGATTTTATGACAGATAATGGAAGCTATACCACGTCAAGTGTGGAAGAATTCCGAAAAAGCTTTGAAGATAAGATTTTTCTGCCTATGATTTCCGAAGAGCATACTTATGAGACCATTGCGGCACGGTTTCATTTTGCCACGGAAGAAGCACTTCTAGGTTCCTCACGGGATATTTATAAAATGTCTGTTGTCCATGAAAACCCGGAAGTCTTAAAGCAGATCCGTTTTTCACTGGAACAAGAGGATGGAATCTCTGTGGCTTCCTCGGCTCCTACCAATTTAGAGCTGACCCATTTGAAGGCGCAAAAGGGGACTGCTCTCATGGAATATGCACTAGATGCCAGAATCCTTCCCAGAGAAATTCTTGCTATAGGAGACAGTGAGAATGACCTTTCCATGCTTAAGCTTCCTTTAGGATATACCATTGCCATGGGCAATGCTTCTGATTTGATAAAACGCAGGGCGCGGCTTATCACCAGAAGCAACGACGAAGACGGAGTTGCCGCTGCCATAGACGCCCTGATCCTTTCTGATGCAGCCGCAATCTGTTAA
- the glmS gene encoding glutamine--fructose-6-phosphate transaminase (isomerizing) — MCGIIGYTGPLDSKKILIDGLSQLEYRGYDSAGIALFMENSHIRLVRHIGKVSNLKEECKKITTVSHCGLGHTRWATHGGVTTQNTHPHQAGRVTLVHNGIIENYHQLTLDFHLEGKLRSETDSEVAAWVLESIYQGDPVEAISKFTSYLKGSYSFCVMFEDHPGEIYAIRNVSPLVVAYTRSGSFVASDLTALIPYTRQYFVVPEDHIVKLTSYKVHLYNLKRQEEVPELMEVNWNMDAAMKNGFPHFMLKEIHEQPEALKNTILPRLVKGLPDFGDDGIPDTVLKQCRQVHIVACGTAMHAGMVARALMEPLLRIPVMVSIASEFRYEEPLIDDKTLVIIISQSGETIDTLAALRLAKAFGASTLSVVNVKGSTIARESDYVFYTHAGPEIAVASTKAYSVQLAALYMVCCRMALVRGNYSHEEAEDFIKKLLDAIPAMEAMIEKRDEVKALVTHLINKPDAFFIGRGLDYAFSLEGALKLKEISYIHAEACAAGELKHGTIALITDQVPVIAIATQEKVFSKTISNIREVKARGGFVILLTKERTKVEPGIADAQVSIPEIGDKFTVFPIAVVLQLIAYYASVGKDLDVDQPRNLAKSVTVE; from the coding sequence ATGTGTGGAATTATTGGATATACAGGACCTTTGGACTCTAAAAAAATATTAATTGACGGATTGTCCCAGTTGGAATACCGGGGATACGACAGCGCAGGCATTGCCCTCTTTATGGAGAATTCCCATATTCGTCTGGTCAGACATATTGGGAAAGTATCAAATTTAAAGGAAGAATGTAAAAAAATCACTACAGTATCCCATTGCGGTCTTGGGCATACAAGATGGGCCACCCATGGAGGAGTGACAACCCAGAATACTCATCCCCATCAGGCAGGACGGGTCACCCTGGTTCATAACGGCATAATAGAAAACTATCATCAACTGACTTTGGATTTTCATTTGGAAGGAAAACTTCGGTCCGAAACCGACAGCGAGGTTGCTGCCTGGGTTTTGGAAAGCATCTACCAGGGAGATCCTGTGGAGGCTATTTCAAAATTTACCTCCTATTTGAAAGGTTCTTATAGCTTTTGTGTGATGTTTGAAGATCATCCTGGTGAGATTTATGCCATCCGAAACGTCAGCCCTCTGGTAGTAGCCTATACCCGGTCGGGATCTTTCGTTGCATCAGATCTAACGGCCCTCATTCCTTATACCAGGCAGTATTTTGTGGTTCCAGAGGACCATATTGTGAAGCTCACCTCCTATAAGGTCCATCTTTATAACCTGAAACGGCAGGAAGAGGTTCCAGAGCTGATGGAAGTAAACTGGAACATGGATGCTGCCATGAAAAACGGATTTCCTCACTTTATGCTGAAGGAGATTCACGAACAGCCGGAAGCTCTTAAAAACACCATATTGCCCCGCCTGGTAAAAGGACTTCCGGACTTTGGAGATGACGGCATACCGGACACTGTGTTAAAGCAGTGCAGACAGGTTCATATTGTAGCATGCGGGACTGCCATGCATGCAGGAATGGTAGCCAGAGCTCTTATGGAACCGTTATTGCGGATTCCAGTTATGGTTTCCATTGCCTCCGAATTCCGCTATGAGGAACCCCTTATTGATGACAAGACCCTGGTGATCATTATATCCCAATCAGGAGAAACCATAGATACCCTGGCTGCTTTGCGGCTGGCAAAGGCCTTCGGCGCTTCCACTCTTTCTGTGGTCAATGTAAAGGGCTCCACCATAGCCAGGGAAAGCGATTATGTCTTTTATACCCATGCCGGCCCGGAAATTGCAGTTGCCAGCACCAAGGCATATTCTGTTCAGTTGGCTGCCCTTTATATGGTATGCTGCCGGATGGCCCTCGTCCGGGGGAATTATAGCCATGAAGAAGCTGAGGATTTTATAAAAAAACTCCTTGATGCCATTCCAGCCATGGAAGCTATGATTGAAAAAAGGGATGAAGTAAAGGCTTTGGTGACCCATTTGATAAATAAGCCGGATGCCTTTTTCATCGGACGTGGACTTGATTATGCATTTTCCCTGGAGGGGGCATTGAAATTAAAGGAGATTTCCTACATCCATGCAGAAGCCTGTGCCGCCGGGGAATTAAAACACGGGACCATTGCTCTTATTACGGATCAGGTGCCCGTTATTGCCATAGCCACCCAGGAAAAGGTTTTTTCTAAAACCATTTCCAATATCCGGGAAGTGAAGGCAAGAGGCGGATTTGTTATTTTGCTGACAAAGGAACGAACAAAGGTAGAGCCTGGAATCGCTGATGCTCAGGTCAGTATTCCGGAAATCGGGGATAAGTTTACAGTATTTCCCATAGCGGTTGTACTGCAGCTTATTGCATATTATGCGTCTGTGGGAAAGGATCTGGATGTGGATCAGCCAAGGAATCTGGCTAAATCTGTTACCGTTGAGTAA
- a CDS encoding phosphopentomutase, protein MKKRLIVIVLDGFGIGAMEDARLARPGDENANTLRSILKDYPDLKLPALEKLGLMNAYGEESDFMKFSPEANFGSCGLMHFGADTFMGHQEIMGTLPKKPEVHPFQEKAEAVKKHLEANGHQVQFIQRQGLRYLLVDRFVTVADNLEADLGMCYNVTAPLDLISFEEEYAIAKKVREVVTVGRVIVFGGTGNTMEDLWNAEEVKQDRFIGIASAKSKSYEQGYQCRHLGYGVDQKVQAPTILTKAGFDCTLIGKVADIVSNEGGRSISCVPTQEVMDLTLQETKALNHGFLCTNVQETDLAGHSQSTFAYKRILEIADQGVSRLLPELTSQDILVIMADHGNDPNIGHSKHTRERVPLLVYKKGIQGKCLGQRNTLSDIGATVCDYFGTGAPENGESFLPFLKD, encoded by the coding sequence TTGAAAAAAAGATTGATTGTCATCGTGTTGGATGGGTTCGGCATTGGAGCCATGGAAGATGCCCGCCTTGCAAGGCCGGGAGATGAAAATGCCAACACCCTTAGAAGTATTTTAAAAGACTACCCCGATTTAAAGCTTCCGGCGCTGGAAAAGCTGGGACTTATGAATGCCTACGGAGAGGAAAGTGACTTCATGAAATTCTCCCCGGAAGCAAATTTCGGCAGCTGCGGACTTATGCATTTTGGAGCGGATACATTTATGGGGCATCAGGAAATTATGGGAACTCTCCCCAAAAAACCGGAAGTACATCCCTTTCAGGAAAAAGCAGAAGCAGTAAAGAAACATCTGGAAGCAAACGGACACCAGGTACAATTTATCCAACGGCAGGGACTGCGTTATTTGCTGGTAGACCGCTTTGTGACCGTAGCCGATAATCTGGAAGCAGACTTAGGGATGTGCTATAACGTTACGGCTCCTTTGGATCTGATCTCCTTTGAAGAGGAATATGCCATCGCCAAAAAGGTAAGGGAAGTAGTAACGGTAGGCCGGGTGATCGTGTTTGGCGGAACGGGCAATACGATGGAAGACCTTTGGAATGCAGAGGAAGTAAAGCAGGACCGTTTCATCGGAATTGCGTCTGCAAAATCAAAATCCTACGAACAGGGCTATCAGTGCAGACATTTAGGATATGGAGTAGACCAGAAGGTCCAGGCCCCAACGATTCTGACAAAAGCAGGTTTTGACTGCACCCTGATTGGAAAGGTGGCAGACATTGTATCAAACGAAGGAGGACGGAGCATATCCTGTGTACCAACTCAGGAAGTGATGGATCTTACGCTCCAGGAAACAAAAGCCTTGAATCATGGCTTTTTATGTACCAATGTACAGGAAACTGACCTGGCCGGACATTCCCAGTCCACTTTCGCATACAAAAGGATTCTGGAAATTGCGGACCAGGGGGTCAGCAGGCTTTTACCGGAGCTCACATCCCAGGACATTCTGGTCATTATGGCTGATCACGGAAATGATCCCAATATCGGCCACAGCAAGCACACCAGAGAACGTGTCCCACTTCTGGTCTATAAAAAGGGAATTCAGGGAAAGTGCCTGGGTCAGAGAAATACCTTATCCGACATAGGAGCAACTGTCTGTGATTATTTTGGCACAGGTGCTCCGGAAAACGGAGAATCCTTTCTGCCATTTCTAAAAGATTGA
- a CDS encoding alanine racemase: MFLEQTLKRNPELIKASFDLHQSGQIQPDSYVIDVDTFLENALFMLNEAKKKEIRLFFMLKQAGRNPYLAGKLVDLGYEGAVVVDYKEAKVMMDHRIPIANAGHLVQIPAAQIEAMVAYRPRMITVYSEEKISQIHEAAKKLGLLQEIVLRVYSDQDTVYSGQTAGFHLDAIKDLSDRIKTQYPCVRIVGVTSFPCFLYDEGSHDLVPTGNMETVKQAAEILKKQGFLLSIINTPSASCTYTLNKIRELGGNCAEPGHGLTGTTPLHADQMLAEVPCVTYVSEISHNFKGQAYCFGGGYYRRSHVKSALVGTSFDNYTKMGVIPPTSESIDYHFGLTKEGAVGDTVVMAFRYQMFVTRSDVVLVEGLKKKKPQIVGIYDSMGKKMES, encoded by the coding sequence ATGTTTTTAGAGCAGACCTTAAAACGAAACCCGGAACTGATCAAAGCCTCCTTTGACCTTCATCAAAGCGGTCAGATCCAACCAGATTCTTATGTGATCGACGTGGATACTTTCCTGGAAAATGCACTTTTTATGTTAAACGAAGCAAAGAAAAAAGAGATCCGGCTGTTTTTTATGCTGAAGCAGGCAGGAAGAAATCCGTATCTGGCAGGGAAGCTGGTGGACTTAGGCTATGAAGGAGCCGTTGTGGTGGATTATAAGGAAGCCAAAGTGATGATGGATCACCGGATTCCAATCGCAAACGCCGGACATCTGGTACAGATTCCAGCCGCCCAGATAGAGGCAATGGTGGCATACCGTCCCCGGATGATCACCGTATACTCGGAAGAGAAGATCAGCCAGATCCATGAAGCGGCAAAAAAACTTGGTTTATTGCAGGAGATTGTTCTTCGTGTTTATAGTGATCAGGATACGGTCTATTCCGGACAGACAGCGGGGTTCCATCTGGACGCAATCAAGGATCTGTCAGATCGGATCAAAACGCAGTATCCCTGTGTAAGGATTGTGGGTGTCACTTCTTTCCCCTGTTTCTTATATGATGAAGGTTCCCATGATCTGGTCCCGACCGGAAATATGGAGACTGTGAAACAGGCTGCGGAGATATTAAAGAAGCAGGGATTTCTTTTATCCATTATTAATACACCTTCAGCTTCCTGCACCTACACCTTGAACAAGATCAGGGAGCTGGGCGGAAACTGCGCTGAGCCTGGCCATGGTCTGACCGGAACCACTCCCCTGCACGCAGACCAAATGCTGGCAGAAGTCCCCTGTGTTACTTATGTAAGTGAAATATCCCACAATTTCAAGGGGCAGGCTTATTGTTTCGGCGGCGGCTACTACAGGCGTTCCCATGTAAAATCTGCCCTGGTTGGAACCAGCTTTGACAATTATACAAAAATGGGTGTTATTCCGCCTACCAGTGAAAGCATTGATTACCATTTCGGCCTGACAAAAGAAGGGGCGGTAGGAGATACTGTGGTCATGGCCTTTCGTTACCAGATGTTTGTTACCCGGTCGGATGTCGTATTGGTGGAAGGTTTGAAAAAGAAAAAGCCGCAGATTGTAGGGATATATGACAGCATGGGGAAAAAGATGGAATCATAG